One Enterobacter asburiae genomic window, GCACAGGCGGTAAAAGAGATTTTGATGTCGCTGGTCAGCAAGCCGTCGCTTGAGAACCGTGAACTCCAGCTCGTGAGCTGATATTCCATAAAAGCATAAGATGCTGGTTTTTATTATTTGTTCTGCAGCTCGGCTGACTCTAACAATAGAGCTATGTCAGATGCGCCGGAGTGAATCGTGAATTTCCAGCAACTTAAAATTATCCGTGAGGCGGCCAGGCGGGACTACAACCTGACCGAGGTCGCCAATATGCTTTATACCTCTCAGTCCGGCGTCAGCCGCCATATCCGCGAGCTGGAAGAGGAACTGGGTATAGAGATCTTTATCCGTCGCGGCAAGCGGCTGCTCGGCATGACGGAGCCGGGTAAGGCTTTGCTCATCATCGCAGAGCGGATCCTCAACGAGGCCAGCAACGTTCGTCGTCTGGCGGATCTCTTCACCAATGACGCCTCGGGCGTACTCACCATCGCCACCACCCACACCCAGGCGCGCTACAGCCTGCCGCCGGTGATAAAAGCCTTCCGCGAACTTTTCCCTGACGTCCGTCTGGAGCTCATCCAGGGCACGCCGCAGGAAATTGAAGTGCTGCTGCAAAACGGTGGGGCGGATATCGGCATTGCCAGCGAGCGCCTGAGCAACGACCCGCTGCTGGTGGCGTTCCCCTGGTTTCGCTGGTACCACAGCTTATTGCTCCCGGTCGATCATCCGCTGAATCAGGTCTCTCCCCTGACGCTGGAAGACGTTGCGAAATGGCCGCTGATCACATACCGCCAGGGGATCACCGGACGTTCGCGCATTGATGAAGCCTTCAACCGCAAA contains:
- the cbl gene encoding HTH-type transcriptional regulator Cbl, with translation MNFQQLKIIREAARRDYNLTEVANMLYTSQSGVSRHIRELEEELGIEIFIRRGKRLLGMTEPGKALLIIAERILNEASNVRRLADLFTNDASGVLTIATTHTQARYSLPPVIKAFRELFPDVRLELIQGTPQEIEVLLQNGGADIGIASERLSNDPLLVAFPWFRWYHSLLLPVDHPLNQVSPLTLEDVAKWPLITYRQGITGRSRIDEAFNRKGLTPDVVLSAQDSDVIKTYVELGLGIGLVAEQSSGEREDGNLVRLDTRHLFDANTVWLGLKRGQLQRNYVWRFIELCNAGLSVDEIKRQVMEPEEVAIDYQI